Proteins found in one Candidatus Tisiphia endosymbiont of Beris chalybata genomic segment:
- a CDS encoding VirB8/TrbF family protein — translation MDKLLSSVQDYIKSGQYFVDSREWYNVTYLYPLVQRTVLLFFSSIVLILFIVIGISLNNLLPIERQVRYAIASETFNNATITNAKDVKNDPLSSIADIMLRNYLIHRESYDYDLLRSQFQFIQSNSTRIVFLQFVNFMNIDNPISPVMRYQKNFRRSIEIGSVTYHKNNKVEVKFTSLVKNISNEILENMVWQAMINFEIDPINIHLPPNSKFNFVVTSYKLKLIEDKSNK, via the coding sequence ATGGATAAGCTATTAAGTTCGGTACAGGATTACATTAAATCTGGTCAATATTTCGTTGATTCCAGGGAATGGTATAATGTTACTTATCTATACCCTCTTGTACAGAGGACAGTATTACTATTCTTCTCTAGTATAGTATTAATATTATTTATAGTGATAGGTATTAGTTTAAATAATTTACTACCCATAGAACGCCAAGTGAGATATGCCATTGCTTCTGAAACATTTAACAATGCTACAATAACCAATGCGAAAGATGTCAAGAATGATCCTCTGAGTTCTATTGCGGATATTATGCTGAGAAACTATCTAATACATCGGGAGTCATATGATTATGACTTACTACGTTCGCAGTTTCAGTTTATCCAGAGCAACTCTACGCGTATAGTTTTTCTACAATTTGTTAATTTTATGAATATTGACAATCCGATATCACCAGTAATGCGCTATCAGAAAAATTTTAGACGTTCTATTGAAATAGGATCAGTTACTTATCATAAAAATAATAAAGTGGAAGTTAAGTTTACTTCGTTAGTTAAAAATATTTCAAATGAAATTTTAGAAAATATGGTATGGCAGGCCATGATCAACTTTGAAATAGATCCAATAAATATACATCTACCCCCAAACTCAAAATTTAATTTTGTTGTTACTAGCTATAAGTTAAAGTTAATAGAAGATAAAAGTAATAAATAA
- a CDS encoding ferredoxin family 2Fe-2S iron-sulfur cluster binding protein, with protein MPKVIFVLDKEGAEKIVEAPLGLSILEIAHQNDIDLEGACEGSLACATCHVIIDEAFYNKLKNPSEAEEDMLDLAFGLTHTSRLGCQIIINEELDGLRVFLPSSTRNINL; from the coding sequence ATGCCAAAAGTGATTTTCGTGCTTGATAAAGAAGGTGCAGAAAAAATAGTGGAGGCACCTTTAGGGCTGTCTATTTTAGAAATTGCTCACCAAAATGATATAGATCTTGAAGGCGCCTGCGAAGGATCCTTAGCATGTGCAACCTGTCATGTGATTATAGATGAGGCATTTTACAACAAATTAAAAAATCCTTCAGAAGCAGAGGAAGATATGCTTGACTTAGCTTTTGGTCTTACCCATACTTCCAGGTTAGGGTGTCAGATTATTATTAATGAAGAACTCGATGGTTTAAGGGTTTTCTTACCCTCTTCTACCCGTAATATTAATTTATAA
- the hscA gene encoding Fe-S protein assembly chaperone HscA — MQIVEISEPGTQQEDNKHLAVGIDFGTTNSLLAFSQGQVPKVIADEKSRELIPSIIGFHAGEFIIGEASSKTIRNIHSIKRLFGKKLPDLEANPSLFGLVKEYLDLDGKTLRIKFAGQSMTIPELAAQIFIYLKKQAISKLNCEINKAVITVPAHFNDAARGEVILAAKIAGFEVLRLIAEPTAAAYAYRLNKKTEGCYLVYDLGGGTFDVSILHMQTGVLQVIATGGDNVLGGDDIDHLVMHYFCNKYKLAECQELMNLAKTAKETLSFHDQFSGVLEGKTLELNRENFEHLILPLVQRTINITLDTLQDAGKINLSGIILVGGSTRIPLINKILEQTFNTVIFSDINPDKAIAWGAALQAENLTTANINSLLIDVVPLSLGIELNGGITEKLILRNTPIPISITKEFTTSVDNQHFMKLHIVQGEREMATDCRSLARYELELPLMKAGGVRTEVTFSIDADGILSIAALEKNSGVSHTISVKPSYGLSEDEITKILENAYQNASEDHNRKLLQETIIHSESLIYNIEKAIQEIGSLLEAEKIEKISQAIHVFRESLKSNDRNYIIGLRQNFEMITEPIISHRLNNVIEDLLKGKHIEDI, encoded by the coding sequence ATGCAAATAGTAGAAATTAGTGAGCCGGGGACGCAGCAAGAGGATAATAAGCATCTAGCAGTAGGAATTGATTTTGGGACCACAAATTCGTTACTGGCGTTTTCTCAAGGACAAGTCCCAAAGGTGATTGCAGATGAGAAATCTAGAGAGCTTATCCCATCAATTATAGGATTTCATGCGGGGGAATTTATTATTGGGGAGGCCAGTAGCAAAACAATAAGGAATATTCATTCGATCAAAAGATTATTTGGTAAAAAACTTCCTGATTTAGAAGCTAATCCATCGCTCTTTGGGTTGGTCAAGGAGTATCTTGATTTAGACGGAAAAACTTTACGTATTAAATTTGCGGGTCAATCCATGACTATACCCGAATTAGCAGCCCAAATATTTATTTATTTAAAAAAACAAGCTATTAGCAAATTAAATTGCGAAATTAATAAAGCAGTCATTACTGTCCCTGCTCATTTTAATGATGCGGCACGAGGGGAAGTAATATTGGCAGCAAAAATTGCTGGGTTTGAGGTGTTAAGGTTAATTGCTGAGCCCACAGCTGCGGCTTATGCTTATCGTTTAAATAAGAAAACGGAAGGGTGTTATTTAGTATATGACCTAGGAGGCGGCACTTTTGATGTATCAATTTTGCACATGCAAACCGGCGTATTACAAGTTATTGCCACAGGGGGAGATAATGTTTTAGGAGGCGATGACATTGATCATTTAGTGATGCACTATTTTTGTAATAAATATAAACTAGCAGAGTGCCAAGAATTAATGAACCTGGCAAAAACCGCTAAAGAAACACTCAGTTTCCATGATCAATTTAGTGGAGTATTGGAGGGCAAAACCTTAGAATTAAATCGCGAAAATTTTGAGCATTTAATATTGCCCTTAGTGCAAAGAACCATAAATATTACTCTAGATACTTTACAAGATGCTGGAAAGATTAATCTTTCTGGCATTATTCTTGTTGGGGGCTCAACTCGTATACCTTTGATTAATAAAATTTTAGAACAAACATTTAATACTGTTATTTTTTCTGATATTAATCCTGATAAAGCAATAGCCTGGGGAGCAGCTTTGCAGGCAGAAAATTTGACTACTGCAAATATTAATTCCTTATTAATAGATGTTGTACCTTTATCACTAGGTATTGAACTAAATGGCGGTATTACAGAAAAGCTTATCCTGCGTAATACCCCTATACCGATATCTATCACCAAAGAATTTACCACTTCTGTGGATAACCAGCACTTTATGAAATTGCATATAGTGCAAGGGGAAAGAGAAATGGCAACAGATTGTAGGTCTCTAGCAAGATACGAGCTAGAACTACCTTTAATGAAGGCAGGAGGAGTAAGAACTGAAGTAACATTTTCTATTGATGCTGATGGGATATTATCGATAGCAGCTTTAGAAAAAAATAGTGGGGTCTCCCACACTATTTCTGTAAAACCGAGTTATGGTTTAAGTGAAGATGAAATTACTAAAATTCTAGAAAATGCCTATCAAAATGCGTCAGAAGATCATAATAGGAAATTATTGCAAGAAACCATAATACATTCTGAGTCTTTAATATATAATATAGAGAAGGCAATTCAAGAAATAGGAAGCTTGCTTGAAGCAGAAAAAATAGAAAAAATTAGCCAGGCTATTCATGTTTTTAGAGAATCCTTAAAGTCAAATGACCGTAATTACATTATAGGATTACGTCAAAATTTTGAGATGATTACCGAACCAATAATCTCCCATAGATTAAATAATGTTATTGAAGATCTATTGAAAGGTAAGCATATTGAAGATATATAA
- the hscB gene encoding Fe-S protein assembly co-chaperone HscB translates to MISYFKLLDIEQKYDIDLNTLNVQYFAMQLKYHPDKTKLIQEKQHNLAMSIDLNKAYQVLKDDLMRAEHLLLLNNIHLNETQIRQRMTEAQLNDIWLNLELVENTQELSQLKYILENKMLKQQQFIQSLTVAFRNHDMQSALDFTIQLKYLRNLINSIQLKINSCK, encoded by the coding sequence ATGATCAGTTATTTTAAATTACTTGATATAGAACAAAAATATGACATTGATTTAAATACTTTAAATGTTCAATATTTTGCTATGCAGTTAAAGTATCATCCAGATAAGACTAAACTCATACAAGAAAAGCAACACAATTTAGCTATGTCTATTGATCTCAACAAAGCTTATCAAGTTCTTAAAGATGATTTAATGCGTGCTGAACATCTTTTACTTTTAAATAATATTCACCTGAATGAAACACAAATCAGGCAAAGAATGACTGAGGCACAATTAAATGACATATGGCTTAACTTAGAATTGGTCGAAAATACCCAGGAATTATCGCAGCTAAAATATATTTTAGAAAATAAAATGCTTAAGCAACAACAATTTATTCAATCTTTAACAGTAGCCTTTAGAAATCACGATATGCAGTCTGCTCTTGATTTCACTATACAACTAAAATATCTTAGGAATTTGATTAACAGTATCCAATTAAAAATTAACTCATGCAAATAG
- a CDS encoding uroporphyrinogen-III synthase, with amino-acid sequence MKSVLLTRSAEDNDDIIRMLESKNFASDKEQLLNQRPKFKYICSPLIKYRELGFNSAILYDYNNIIITSKVATKLFVSQFNQQPNLQHQNPIKKIWVVGDSSNIILGQHNFTIAYKAQNIQELIENIPPQLYKQSIYLSSNEITQDLPSAIKRQIIYEVQYANTLHHIEEIKKGVDYILLYSQNSAKTLVTLLKQNNLLELFFSTKVITISEKVATIIRFFTKNVIYCNGGQPEEMLTLLTSQCGSMPGKNI; translated from the coding sequence ATGAAATCTGTATTATTAACCAGAAGCGCTGAAGATAATGATGATATTATTAGAATGTTAGAGAGTAAGAATTTTGCTTCGGATAAAGAGCAGCTGCTCAATCAAAGGCCAAAATTTAAATATATTTGTTCTCCCTTAATAAAATATAGAGAATTAGGTTTTAACTCTGCTATTTTATACGATTATAATAACATAATTATTACTAGTAAAGTGGCCACTAAACTTTTTGTTTCACAGTTTAACCAACAGCCAAACTTACAGCATCAAAATCCCATTAAAAAAATTTGGGTGGTAGGGGACTCTTCTAATATAATTCTGGGGCAACATAATTTTACCATAGCTTATAAGGCTCAAAATATACAAGAGTTGATAGAAAATATCCCCCCGCAGCTTTATAAACAAAGCATATATCTGTCCTCTAATGAAATCACTCAAGATTTACCTAGCGCCATTAAGCGACAAATTATTTATGAAGTCCAATATGCTAATACCTTGCACCACATAGAAGAAATCAAAAAAGGAGTGGATTATATTTTATTATATTCACAGAACAGTGCTAAAACTCTTGTTACCTTATTAAAGCAAAATAATTTATTAGAATTGTTTTTTTCTACTAAAGTTATTACTATCAGTGAAAAAGTGGCAACTATTATTAGATTTTTTACAAAAAATGTGATTTATTGTAATGGAGGGCAGCCCGAAGAAATGTTAACATTATTAACCTCGCAGTGCGGTAGTATGCCGGGCAAAAACATCTAA
- the lpdA gene encoding dihydrolipoyl dehydrogenase encodes MQEFDLIVIGSGPAGYTGAIRAAQLGMTVACVEKRATLGGTCLNVGCIPSKALLNFSEKYYEVMHKFSDIGITASATLDLHKMMSKKNQVVAELCKGIESLFAKNKITQINGTAKLLSSNIVEINNEKTSTQISAKNILIATGSEIIEIPNIVVDEELIVSSTGALNLTKIPKTMVVIGGGYIGLELGSVWNRLGSQVTVIEYADSIVPALDKEIINQFSKILQKQSIELRLNTKVISAEKTAGKVALQLQDLKNSKTQQITADIVLLAVGRKANTINLGLDKLALELDKQNRIVVNEHFQTTIANIYAVGDVISGPMLAHKAEEESIAAVEIMAGLAGHVNYNLIPSVIYTWPEVASVGFTEEQLKEAKIEYKVGKFPFLANSRARTTGFTDGMVKILADSHTDKVLGAHIIGPDAGTLIAEMVAFMEFGASSEDIARTCHAHPTLSEALKEAALAIEKRTINI; translated from the coding sequence ATGCAAGAATTTGACTTAATCGTAATTGGAAGCGGACCAGCTGGCTATACCGGCGCAATAAGAGCCGCGCAACTAGGCATGACAGTTGCCTGTGTAGAAAAAAGAGCTACCCTTGGTGGTACTTGCTTAAATGTTGGATGTATTCCTTCAAAAGCCCTGTTAAATTTTTCAGAAAAATATTATGAAGTAATGCACAAATTTTCTGATATAGGGATTACAGCTAGTGCTACACTTGATTTACACAAAATGATGTCTAAAAAAAATCAAGTAGTAGCAGAATTATGTAAAGGGATAGAAAGCTTATTTGCCAAAAATAAAATTACTCAAATAAATGGCACAGCTAAACTTCTCTCGAGTAATATTGTGGAAATCAATAATGAGAAGACAAGCACACAAATTTCAGCTAAAAACATTTTAATTGCTACTGGCTCAGAGATTATTGAAATCCCTAATATTGTCGTTGATGAAGAATTAATTGTTTCGTCAACTGGCGCTTTAAATCTGACTAAAATACCCAAAACGATGGTAGTAATTGGTGGTGGTTATATCGGGTTAGAGCTAGGTTCAGTATGGAACCGACTTGGATCGCAAGTAACAGTTATAGAATATGCGGATAGCATTGTACCCGCTTTAGATAAGGAAATTATTAACCAATTTTCTAAAATATTACAAAAACAATCTATCGAATTACGTCTGAATACTAAAGTCATATCAGCGGAAAAGACCGCAGGAAAAGTGGCATTACAGCTCCAAGACTTAAAAAATAGTAAGACTCAACAAATCACTGCTGATATAGTATTACTGGCAGTGGGAAGGAAAGCTAATACCATAAATTTAGGGTTAGATAAATTAGCCCTCGAATTAGATAAACAAAATAGAATTGTAGTTAATGAGCATTTCCAAACAACCATAGCTAATATCTATGCGGTAGGAGATGTGATTTCCGGACCAATGCTAGCTCATAAAGCAGAGGAAGAGTCTATAGCTGCGGTGGAAATAATGGCTGGCTTAGCTGGGCACGTGAACTATAATCTTATTCCGAGTGTAATTTACACTTGGCCAGAGGTAGCAAGTGTTGGGTTTACAGAAGAACAATTAAAAGAAGCAAAGATAGAATATAAAGTAGGTAAATTCCCATTTTTAGCTAATAGTAGAGCGCGCACCACAGGTTTTACTGATGGAATGGTAAAGATATTAGCAGATAGCCATACCGACAAAGTGCTGGGAGCTCACATCATTGGCCCGGATGCTGGCACTCTAATTGCCGAAATGGTAGCCTTTATGGAATTTGGAGCTTCTTCCGAAGATATCGCTAGGACGTGCCATGCTCATCCTACTTTAAGTGAAGCTCTCAAAGAAGCAGCCTTAGCTATCGAAAAAAGAACTATTAATATATGA
- a CDS encoding methyltransferase domain-containing protein, translating into MKIIFDREKLKANRNNSVNTIKKCLYFQQSAEDIITRLNCIDQDFANILDLGCRTGQLTNLLAQNYNKSIIIAADSSYSLLESVGHNRKLLVDEENLPFPAASFDLITFSLGLHWINDVQKFLLQIRFLLKDNGIFIGNFVGGNSLKMLKKKFVEAEIAAKLPSYSHVSPFIHFDHVTPLLSQAGFQELIVDYENIPLTYPSPLEFIRELKNIGESAAFSNKVHYAIPKQIFSILQDDSLPFYEQINIINFIAAPNKNTIKLIKPID; encoded by the coding sequence ATGAAGATTATATTTGATAGGGAAAAGCTAAAAGCTAACCGTAATAACAGTGTCAACACTATCAAAAAATGTCTATATTTCCAGCAGTCGGCAGAAGATATTATTACACGCTTAAATTGTATTGACCAAGATTTTGCTAATATTTTAGATTTAGGATGCCGAACAGGGCAGTTAACTAACCTACTAGCACAAAACTATAACAAGTCTATAATTATTGCAGCTGATTCATCTTATAGTCTGCTTGAGTCTGTGGGGCATAATCGCAAGCTATTAGTGGATGAAGAAAATTTACCATTTCCAGCTGCTAGTTTTGATCTGATCACCTTTTCTTTAGGATTACATTGGATTAATGATGTCCAAAAATTTTTATTACAAATTAGATTTTTGTTAAAAGACAATGGGATATTTATCGGTAATTTTGTCGGGGGTAACAGCTTAAAAATGCTTAAAAAAAAATTTGTTGAAGCAGAAATAGCCGCAAAGCTCCCTAGCTACTCTCATGTGTCGCCTTTTATCCATTTTGATCATGTCACTCCCCTTCTCTCGCAGGCAGGTTTTCAAGAGCTCATAGTCGATTACGAAAATATCCCCCTAACCTATCCAAGCCCTTTAGAATTTATTAGAGAATTAAAAAATATTGGGGAATCGGCTGCCTTCAGTAATAAAGTACATTATGCTATCCCAAAACAAATATTTTCTATATTACAAGATGATTCTCTGCCTTTTTATGAACAAATTAATATTATTAATTTTATTGCTGCTCCTAATAAAAATACTATCAAATTAATTAAGCCTATTGACTGA
- a CDS encoding lytic transglycosylase domain-containing protein, with the protein MSSYADTDQEIAESHKCSRLFPYFEAKHTIPRNTLHSIALKESARKHTTHKIMIVWPWTVNVEGRGYHFNTKREAILFVKKQIISGKENIDVGCMQINLKHHLDAFNSLSQAFDPKYNIAYSAKFLKAKYDQLGSWHKAIAHYHSSTPKRGTKYQQDVIRIANNMPLYKNSIKLPESGNYYNKITTQPKSSTISITSFADSTSFQKNLRKYQSNMMVAIPSKYNEP; encoded by the coding sequence ATGTCTTCATATGCGGATACTGATCAAGAAATCGCAGAATCGCATAAATGCTCAAGGTTATTCCCTTATTTTGAAGCAAAACATACCATCCCACGCAATACCCTTCACTCAATTGCTTTAAAAGAATCTGCCAGAAAACATACTACACATAAAATAATGATTGTATGGCCCTGGACAGTCAATGTGGAGGGCCGTGGTTATCATTTTAATACTAAAAGGGAAGCTATATTATTTGTCAAAAAACAAATTATTAGTGGGAAAGAAAATATTGATGTAGGTTGCATGCAAATCAATTTAAAACATCATTTAGATGCTTTTAATTCATTAAGCCAAGCCTTTGATCCTAAATATAACATTGCGTATTCAGCTAAATTCCTTAAGGCTAAATATGATCAGCTAGGTAGTTGGCATAAAGCAATAGCCCATTATCACTCTAGCACCCCTAAGCGTGGTACAAAATATCAACAGGATGTAATTAGGATCGCAAATAATATGCCCCTATACAAAAATTCGATTAAATTACCTGAGAGTGGGAACTATTATAATAAAATAACTACCCAACCTAAAAGTAGTACAATCTCTATAACCTCCTTTGCGGATTCTACTTCTTTTCAAAAAAACCTCCGAAAGTATCAAAGTAATATGATGGTAGCCATTCCTAGTAAGTATAATGAACCTTAA
- the ligA gene encoding NAD-dependent DNA ligase LigA: protein MKDIPASIEHISEPEAKEWLRTLATEIEKHNKAYHQEDAPIISDAQYDQLFNLNLQIEKKFPHLILPNSPSKKVGSSNSDKFSKVKHLVPMLSLSNAFDEQDITEFINKVKNFLRLNDLPPIFCEPKIDGLSFSAIYEEGKLKIASTRGDGFIGEDITENIKTIKDFPHYLTSSSKLLEVRGEVYINKEDFILLNQAQELLQKDKFANPRNAAAGSLRQLNPTITASRPLKYFVYALGAASEKIAPSQDILLQKLKELGFMVNEVSKLAYYLEDIKSFYEHLTALRDQLPYEIDGVVYKLNDFALQQRMGFIARSPRFAISHKFPAIIGQTKLMNINIQVGRTGVLTPVAILEPLAIGGVTVARATLHNYQEIIRKDIRVKDYVFLQRAGDVIPQIISVDFTKRERHSTPPITLPTTCPSCGSHLHYEQAIIIRCDNGLNCPAQNYERICHFVSKHALDIVGLGRKQIQFLLEKSLIKNPVDIFYLHQNNRPFFQRISSEELEGDSLLHPPAHSGIDKDSSTDSLSQLASQYERDKKSNEQNLVKLENMLGWGKKSVENLLVNIEKSRTVSLNRFIYSLGIRHIGQQNAKLLAQEFQTYTNFIVTMESLLQEISALDNSPSDATLKEALDQPNYKKLNDLEGIGDKTLMDIINFFDIKENREIIYKLSKILTIQDYNTQPNPSTLTGKVIIFTGTLLNISRAEAKLQGEQLGAKVSSSVSANTDLVIVGADAGSKLKKAKELGIKIIYEEEWLKIVNSGA, encoded by the coding sequence ATGAAAGATATACCAGCTAGTATTGAGCATATTTCAGAACCAGAAGCAAAAGAGTGGTTAAGGACCCTAGCAACTGAAATAGAAAAACATAATAAAGCCTATCATCAGGAGGATGCGCCAATAATTTCGGATGCGCAATATGATCAATTATTTAATCTCAACCTTCAGATTGAAAAAAAGTTCCCTCACCTCATCCTGCCAAATAGCCCATCTAAAAAGGTGGGGAGCAGCAATTCAGACAAATTTTCTAAAGTAAAGCATTTAGTACCAATGCTATCCTTAAGCAATGCCTTTGATGAGCAAGATATAACCGAATTCATCAACAAAGTTAAGAATTTTTTGCGCTTAAATGATTTGCCCCCTATTTTTTGCGAGCCTAAAATTGATGGTTTATCTTTCTCTGCTATTTATGAAGAAGGAAAGCTTAAAATTGCTTCTACCAGAGGAGACGGGTTTATCGGAGAGGATATTACCGAAAATATTAAAACTATTAAAGATTTTCCTCATTACCTTACTTCCTCATCTAAATTACTAGAAGTCAGGGGAGAAGTTTATATAAATAAAGAAGATTTTATATTATTAAATCAAGCGCAAGAATTATTGCAAAAGGATAAATTTGCTAACCCCCGCAATGCAGCTGCTGGCTCACTTCGACAACTAAATCCTACTATTACTGCAAGTAGACCATTAAAATATTTTGTTTATGCCCTAGGTGCTGCAAGTGAAAAAATTGCTCCTTCCCAGGATATTTTACTACAAAAGTTAAAAGAATTAGGCTTTATGGTGAATGAGGTAAGCAAATTAGCTTATTACCTAGAAGATATCAAATCATTTTATGAACATTTAACCGCCTTGCGTGATCAATTACCGTACGAAATTGATGGGGTAGTATATAAGCTTAACGATTTTGCGCTACAACAACGTATGGGATTTATTGCCAGAAGTCCTAGATTTGCTATTTCTCATAAATTTCCGGCAATAATTGGTCAAACTAAGCTCATGAATATCAATATACAAGTAGGTAGAACAGGAGTGCTCACGCCGGTAGCTATATTAGAACCACTTGCTATTGGCGGAGTGACAGTCGCAAGAGCTACCTTACATAACTATCAAGAAATCATCAGAAAAGATATCAGAGTCAAGGATTATGTGTTCCTGCAAAGAGCTGGTGATGTGATTCCACAAATTATTTCCGTAGATTTCACTAAACGTGAACGCCATTCTACCCCACCAATTACTCTACCCACTACTTGCCCTTCTTGTGGGTCGCATTTACATTATGAACAAGCAATAATAATCCGTTGTGATAACGGATTAAATTGCCCGGCGCAGAATTATGAAAGAATTTGCCATTTTGTCTCTAAACACGCCCTAGATATAGTAGGGTTAGGGAGAAAACAGATCCAGTTTTTACTAGAAAAATCTTTGATAAAAAATCCGGTAGATATTTTCTATTTGCACCAGAACAATAGACCATTTTTCCAGCGCATATCGAGCGAGGAACTGGAAGGAGACTCTTTGCTCCACCCCCCAGCACACTCGGGGATAGATAAGGATTCGAGCACAGATTCACTGTCCCAATTAGCATCGCAATACGAGCGGGACAAGAAGTCTAATGAACAAAATTTAGTCAAACTGGAAAACATGTTAGGGTGGGGCAAAAAATCGGTAGAAAACCTATTGGTAAATATTGAAAAATCCCGAACTGTTTCCTTAAATCGATTTATTTATTCCCTAGGAATACGCCATATTGGGCAACAGAATGCTAAACTGTTAGCGCAAGAGTTTCAAACCTATACTAATTTTATTGTTACTATGGAGTCCTTGCTGCAAGAAATATCAGCTTTAGATAATAGCCCCTCAGATGCTACTTTAAAGGAGGCATTAGATCAACCAAATTACAAAAAATTAAATGACTTAGAAGGAATAGGCGATAAAACTCTGATGGATATTATTAATTTTTTTGACATTAAAGAAAATAGAGAAATTATTTACAAACTTAGTAAAATCTTAACAATACAAGATTATAATACACAACCTAACCCCTCTACTTTAACGGGAAAAGTAATAATATTTACTGGTACTTTATTAAATATCTCTAGGGCGGAAGCAAAGCTACAGGGAGAACAGCTAGGAGCAAAGGTGAGCAGCAGTGTTTCGGCTAACACCGATTTGGTAATAGTGGGAGCGGATGCGGGTAGCAAGCTCAAAAAAGCTAAAGAATTAGGTATTAAAATTATATATGAAGAGGAATGGTTAAAAATAGTGAATTCAGGGGCGTAA